The proteins below come from a single Cupriavidus pauculus genomic window:
- a CDS encoding Fic family protein yields MQRLSPEQVLDAIERLANAGRNEVSSSEVTRELQGSSASVRRHLEALLANGKLTRTGQARATRYRLTGSSQVGVASPIARPAASNAPASDPYAHPNWSQASRVLREQLSAPLGARAPVTYHRGFVDGYRPNDSFLLPQGLADELYQLGRLTDQQPAGTYARKVFEQLLVDLSWSSSHLEGNRYTLLATKELFERGVDGDDADATMLLNHKRAIEYLVEGVPTEGLTMAVLRNLHATLMEALLANDNALGAIRSTVVNISDTVYVPAQVPAVLHEMLQAIVDKARLIKNPVEGAFFLWVNVAYLQPFEDGNKRTSRLAANIPLMLYNCAPLSFLDVDPSDYAQAMLGIYELRDTSAAVDLFAWTYRRSIRKYAAVKNSFAAPDPRRLRYRPALEDAIRMVVLDRQPADAAIRAVEHTEDKAPGFAALLAETLQSLGEYNCARFRLTSSATKEWVEAGRPM; encoded by the coding sequence ATGCAACGTCTTTCTCCTGAACAGGTACTCGACGCGATCGAACGACTCGCCAACGCGGGCAGGAACGAGGTGTCTTCCAGCGAAGTCACGCGCGAGCTTCAAGGAAGTTCGGCCTCGGTCCGCCGACATCTGGAAGCTTTGCTGGCCAATGGCAAGCTGACGCGCACGGGACAGGCCAGAGCCACCCGATATCGCTTGACGGGGTCGTCGCAGGTCGGGGTAGCCAGCCCTATCGCCCGACCTGCCGCCAGCAACGCACCCGCGTCCGATCCGTACGCCCATCCCAACTGGTCGCAGGCATCCCGCGTGTTGCGCGAGCAGTTGAGCGCGCCGCTCGGTGCCAGGGCCCCGGTCACATATCATCGCGGCTTCGTCGATGGATATCGTCCGAACGACAGTTTCCTGCTTCCCCAAGGGCTGGCCGATGAGCTCTATCAACTGGGCCGCCTGACTGACCAGCAACCGGCGGGAACCTACGCGCGCAAGGTCTTCGAGCAATTGCTGGTAGACCTGTCCTGGTCCTCATCCCACCTCGAAGGCAATCGATACACGCTGCTGGCAACGAAGGAACTGTTCGAGCGCGGCGTGGATGGAGACGATGCCGACGCAACCATGCTGCTCAATCACAAGCGCGCGATCGAGTATCTGGTGGAGGGCGTTCCCACTGAAGGCCTGACGATGGCCGTACTCCGGAATCTGCATGCAACGCTGATGGAGGCCCTGCTTGCGAACGACAACGCCCTGGGCGCCATTCGGAGCACCGTCGTCAATATCAGCGACACCGTTTACGTTCCCGCTCAGGTGCCGGCGGTACTGCACGAGATGTTGCAGGCCATCGTCGACAAGGCTCGTCTCATCAAGAACCCGGTCGAAGGCGCGTTTTTCCTCTGGGTCAACGTCGCTTACCTGCAACCTTTCGAGGATGGCAACAAACGCACGAGCCGCCTTGCCGCGAATATTCCCTTGATGCTGTACAACTGCGCACCCCTATCGTTCCTCGATGTGGATCCGTCGGATTATGCGCAGGCCATGCTCGGCATCTACGAACTCAGAGACACGTCGGCGGCCGTGGATCTCTTCGCATGGACCTACCGCAGATCCATCAGGAAGTACGCCGCGGTGAAAAACTCCTTCGCCGCACCGGACCCGAGGCGCCTTCGCTATCGGCCCGCGCTCGAAGACGCCATCAGAATGGTCGTGCTCGATCGCCAGCCCGCCGACGCTGCGATCAGGGCTGTGGAACATACGGAAGACAAGGCTCCGGGCTTCGCCGCCCTGCTCGCTGAAACGCTCCAGTCGCTAGGGGAGTACAACTGCGCGCGGTTTCGCCTCACTTCGAGTGCGACGAAGGAATGGGTCGAGGCGGGACGCCCGATGTAA
- a CDS encoding ABC transporter ATP-binding protein, with protein sequence MTPMQPLLEVEALHVEGANGRLLAPVSFALHAGRALTLLGESGSGKSVLAHAIMGTLPRGLRAHGRVVLGGRAFDAADGASRRACWGHEIALLPQEPWGALDPTMRVGSQLSETHALVAGKSRAEAWSRTLDDLRTLGIGDAAMAWPITLSGGMAQRAAFAITRAGGAPVLIVDEPTKGLDHACRDEIVARLRQALDAGCTVLTITHDIAVARALGGDVAVMLGGDIVERGEARTVLAQPAHAYTRALIAADPEAWTAHAVAEPGEEILGATRLGKRFGQRALFRHLDLTLHAGDRVAVTGPSGSGKSTLGNVLLGLHAADEGTVRRHTAIDRVRYQKLYQEPTSAFAPRRSIGQALADLCKLHRLDGARIAPLMRQIRLPDALLVRLPGEVSGGELQRFALLRALLLDPVFLFADEPTSRLDPITQKEVIDILIGMTRERGCALMLVTHDPFIAASVAMRRVEMRGEQIS encoded by the coding sequence ATGACGCCAATGCAGCCATTGCTCGAAGTCGAGGCACTGCATGTGGAAGGTGCCAATGGCCGGTTGCTGGCGCCCGTATCGTTCGCGCTGCACGCCGGCCGCGCCCTCACGCTGCTCGGCGAAAGCGGCTCGGGCAAGAGCGTGCTTGCCCATGCGATCATGGGCACGCTGCCGCGTGGCTTGCGCGCGCATGGCCGCGTCGTGCTGGGTGGCCGCGCCTTCGATGCCGCCGATGGCGCATCGCGCCGCGCGTGCTGGGGCCACGAGATTGCGCTGCTGCCGCAGGAGCCGTGGGGCGCGCTCGATCCGACCATGCGCGTCGGGTCTCAGTTATCGGAAACGCATGCGCTGGTCGCCGGCAAATCGCGTGCCGAGGCATGGTCGCGCACGCTCGACGATCTGCGCACACTGGGTATCGGGGACGCGGCGATGGCATGGCCCATCACGCTGTCCGGCGGCATGGCCCAGCGCGCGGCATTCGCGATCACGCGCGCTGGCGGGGCGCCGGTGCTCATCGTCGACGAACCGACCAAGGGGCTCGATCATGCCTGTCGCGACGAGATCGTCGCGCGACTGCGGCAGGCGCTGGATGCAGGCTGCACGGTCCTTACGATCACCCACGATATCGCGGTCGCACGCGCATTGGGCGGGGATGTCGCGGTGATGCTGGGCGGCGATATCGTCGAACGTGGCGAGGCGCGGACCGTGCTGGCGCAGCCCGCGCACGCGTACACGCGTGCACTGATCGCCGCCGACCCGGAAGCGTGGACGGCCCACGCGGTAGCGGAACCCGGCGAGGAAATTCTCGGTGCCACGCGTCTGGGCAAGCGCTTCGGGCAACGAGCGCTGTTCCGCCATCTCGACCTCACCCTCCACGCGGGCGACCGCGTCGCCGTCACGGGTCCGAGCGGTAGCGGCAAATCGACGCTGGGCAACGTCCTGCTTGGACTGCACGCGGCCGACGAAGGCACGGTCCGCCGCCACACGGCCATCGACCGCGTGCGCTACCAGAAGCTCTATCAGGAGCCCACCTCCGCGTTCGCCCCGCGCCGCAGCATCGGCCAGGCGCTGGCCGACCTGTGCAAACTTCATCGCCTCGACGGCGCGCGCATCGCCCCGCTGATGCGGCAGATACGCCTGCCCGACGCACTGCTCGTGCGCCTGCCCGGCGAAGTCTCCGGCGGCGAACTCCAGCGCTTCGCCCTGCTCCGCGCGCTGCTGCTCGACCCCGTCTTCCTGTTCGCCGACGAACCCACGTCACGACTGGACCCGATCACCCAGAAAGAGGTCATCGACATCCTCATCGGCATGACCCGCGAGCGCGGATGCGCGCTGATGCTCGTCACGCATGATCCGTTCATCGCGGCCAGCGTCGCGATGCGGCGTGTAGAGATGCGGGGTGAGCAGATTTCATGA
- a CDS encoding ABC transporter permease gives MLRSPRHLSGLALLVLLAAFALAGPWVAGRAPFEQNLYGILQAPSLQEPLGTDHLGRSMLARLASASRLSLGLAVLSVLTAAIPGTLLGLLAAWRGGWTARTIGAIADAVLALPGLLLVLLLSAFAPGAFWPLYVGLSLVLWVEYFRVTRASAAVQLASEHVEAARLLGFGPMHVLRHHVLPEVLPLLGTLMSFGASAAVLALAAMGFVGLGAQPPSAELGLMMTELLPYAAEAPWIIASPIVVLTLATLTMVLLGGGANRRHAA, from the coding sequence ATGCTTCGCTCTCCGCGCCATCTTTCAGGGCTTGCGCTGCTTGTGCTGCTGGCCGCGTTTGCACTTGCGGGTCCGTGGGTCGCCGGCCGCGCGCCGTTCGAGCAAAACCTGTACGGCATCCTGCAGGCACCGAGTCTGCAGGAACCGCTTGGCACCGATCACCTCGGCCGCAGCATGCTGGCGCGGCTGGCGAGTGCAAGCCGTCTGTCGCTTGGCCTCGCCGTGCTCAGTGTGCTTACTGCCGCGATCCCCGGGACATTGCTGGGTCTGCTGGCCGCCTGGCGAGGCGGCTGGACCGCGCGCACGATCGGCGCTATCGCCGATGCGGTGCTCGCGCTGCCCGGCCTGCTGCTCGTCCTGCTGCTCAGCGCGTTTGCGCCGGGTGCGTTCTGGCCGCTGTATGTCGGCCTGTCGCTCGTGCTGTGGGTCGAGTACTTCCGCGTCACGCGCGCATCGGCGGCCGTGCAGCTTGCCAGCGAGCATGTGGAGGCCGCGAGACTGCTTGGCTTTGGGCCGATGCATGTGCTGCGCCATCACGTGCTGCCTGAGGTGCTGCCGCTGCTCGGCACGCTGATGAGCTTCGGCGCGAGTGCCGCGGTGCTTGCGCTGGCCGCGATGGGCTTTGTCGGACTCGGCGCGCAGCCGCCTTCGGCCGAACTCGGCCTGATGATGACCGAACTGCTGCCCTACGCCGCCGAGGCGCCGTGGATCATCGCGAGCCCGATCGTCGTGCTGACGTTGGCCACGCTGACCATGGTGCTGCTTGGCGGCGGCGCAAACCGGAGGCACGCCGCATGA
- a CDS encoding ABC transporter permease — MNEQSASLPDEASLPDASPTRRASAGGLGRAVGRIVLQRGVQALIVAALVGTLSFVMMRLLPGDMAFRVAAGRYGYDMVTAQAAEAVRAELGLGLPWAQALMQWWHRLLQGDFGLSAVTGAPVVAEIGHQLGHTLMLAMAALAVSCAIAVPLGFVAGLRAGGAADRATLVASVLLRAMPPFVLGIVLVSVLSIDFALIPAAGPHDHGGLLAPAITLGLGLSATAMRVARDAMAAVTSSAYFRFAQTKGLADRDALLRHGVRNAAIPLVAYLGVQLVFLVEGVVVIETLFAWPGIGHALVHAIFGRDVPMIQGTAIVMGLLFVALNTLVDIACAWIDPRLRLRPWSRGTGTGSAP, encoded by the coding sequence ATGAACGAGCAATCCGCTTCCCTTCCCGACGAGGCTTCGTTGCCGGACGCGTCCCCGACCCGCCGCGCATCGGCTGGCGGCCTCGGCCGCGCCGTCGGCCGCATCGTGCTCCAGCGCGGTGTGCAGGCACTGATCGTGGCGGCACTCGTGGGCACGCTGAGCTTCGTGATGATGCGGTTGCTGCCCGGCGACATGGCGTTTCGCGTGGCGGCGGGCCGCTATGGCTACGACATGGTGACTGCCCAGGCCGCGGAGGCCGTGCGCGCCGAACTTGGCCTCGGCCTGCCATGGGCGCAGGCACTGATGCAGTGGTGGCACCGGTTATTGCAGGGCGACTTCGGTCTTTCCGCGGTCACCGGCGCGCCAGTCGTCGCGGAGATCGGCCACCAGCTTGGGCATACGCTCATGCTGGCGATGGCCGCGCTTGCCGTGTCCTGCGCCATCGCGGTGCCGCTGGGCTTTGTCGCGGGCCTGCGCGCCGGTGGCGCGGCCGACCGTGCAACGCTCGTGGCCTCCGTGCTGTTGCGTGCCATGCCGCCGTTCGTACTGGGCATCGTGCTGGTGTCGGTACTGTCGATCGATTTCGCGCTGATCCCGGCCGCGGGGCCGCACGATCATGGCGGCCTGCTGGCGCCGGCCATCACGCTGGGGCTCGGCCTGTCCGCCACCGCCATGCGCGTGGCACGCGACGCCATGGCCGCGGTGACATCGTCGGCCTATTTCCGCTTCGCCCAGACCAAGGGACTTGCCGACCGCGACGCGCTGCTGCGGCACGGCGTCCGCAATGCGGCGATTCCGCTGGTCGCGTACCTCGGCGTCCAGCTGGTGTTTCTCGTCGAAGGCGTGGTCGTGATCGAGACGCTTTTCGCGTGGCCCGGTATCGGCCACGCACTCGTGCATGCGATCTTCGGCCGCGATGTGCCCATGATCCAGGGCACCGCCATCGTGATGGGGCTGCTGTTCGTCGCGCTCAATACGCTGGTGGACATCGCCTGCGCGTGGATCGATCCCCGGTTGCGGTTGCGTCCATGGTCGCGCGGCACCGGCACGGGGAGCGCGCCGTGA
- a CDS encoding ABC transporter substrate-binding protein, translated as MTTSRSALPDSARRRRVLRAAMLSPLAGLASAARAHSTAPPPAMSRHGVRVIGPWELSSLDPLRNGYLFARMQVTETLVDYDLDGTPVPGLAARWTVSADRLTWRFALRPDARFHDGTSVRAVDIVAALTRARHAAGVLARAPIAAIDAETDAVLIRLERPFSPLLALLSHSSTQVLAPASFGRDGNVRAIVGSGPYRIAELEPPQRFSIAAFDGWRGVQLAVREASYLSVGRAEMRALMIEGGQAELAYGLDPGTLARLRHDPNVRVHAVTIPRTTLLKVNAGHPFLADARVRRAMSLALDRRGIASAILRDPELAATQLFPPSLPGWHDARLPPLTHDTGAAQALLRAAGWTPGRDGILRRGDARFAVTLRTFPDRPELPVIATAIQEQLRLAGIDVRVAVGNSSDIPFAHRDGTLALALYARNYGVVPDAFGAVAQDFGGEGGDWGPMGWHAPAIASAIAELPATVDTRQAQTLRGQIAAVLQQELPLIPVVWYRQTLAANPRLANVSIDPYERTYRLTPLQWSS; from the coding sequence ATGACGACGTCCCGCTCCGCACTGCCTGACTCCGCGCGGCGGCGCCGCGTGCTGCGCGCGGCCATGCTGTCGCCGCTGGCCGGGCTCGCTTCGGCAGCACGGGCGCATTCCACCGCGCCGCCACCCGCCATGTCGCGTCATGGCGTGCGCGTGATCGGGCCGTGGGAGCTTTCCAGTCTCGATCCGCTGCGCAATGGCTATCTGTTCGCGCGCATGCAGGTCACCGAGACGCTCGTCGATTACGACCTCGACGGTACGCCGGTGCCCGGGCTGGCCGCGCGCTGGACCGTGTCCGCCGATCGGCTGACATGGCGGTTTGCGCTGCGCCCCGATGCGCGCTTCCATGACGGCACGTCGGTGCGTGCCGTCGATATCGTCGCGGCGCTGACCCGTGCGCGGCATGCCGCCGGCGTACTCGCGCGCGCGCCGATCGCGGCCATCGACGCCGAAACGGATGCGGTGCTCATCCGGCTGGAGCGGCCATTCTCGCCATTGCTCGCCTTGCTGTCGCACAGCAGCACGCAGGTGCTCGCGCCGGCGTCGTTCGGCCGCGATGGCAATGTGCGCGCCATCGTCGGCTCCGGGCCCTATCGCATCGCCGAGCTCGAGCCTCCACAGCGATTTTCGATTGCCGCGTTCGACGGCTGGCGGGGGGTGCAGCTTGCCGTCCGGGAGGCCTCCTATCTGTCGGTGGGCCGTGCCGAGATGCGCGCGCTGATGATCGAGGGCGGACAGGCCGAGCTCGCCTACGGTCTCGATCCCGGCACGCTCGCGCGGTTGCGTCACGACCCCAACGTGCGGGTGCACGCGGTCACCATTCCGCGTACCACATTGCTCAAGGTCAACGCCGGGCATCCGTTTCTCGCCGATGCGCGCGTGCGGCGCGCGATGTCGCTCGCGCTCGACCGGCGCGGGATCGCCAGCGCAATCCTGCGGGATCCGGAACTTGCCGCCACCCAGCTGTTTCCGCCATCGCTGCCGGGCTGGCACGATGCGCGGCTGCCACCGCTGACGCACGATACCGGTGCCGCGCAGGCACTGCTGCGCGCGGCCGGGTGGACGCCCGGCCGCGACGGTATCCTGCGGCGCGGCGATGCGCGCTTCGCGGTGACCCTGCGCACATTCCCCGACCGGCCGGAACTGCCCGTCATCGCCACGGCCATTCAGGAGCAGTTGCGTCTCGCCGGTATCGACGTCCGCGTGGCGGTCGGCAACTCGAGCGACATTCCATTCGCGCACCGCGACGGTACCCTGGCACTGGCGCTATATGCGCGCAACTACGGCGTGGTACCCGACGCGTTCGGGGCCGTCGCGCAGGATTTCGGCGGAGAGGGCGGTGACTGGGGACCCATGGGCTGGCACGCACCGGCCATCGCCAGCGCGATCGCCGAACTGCCGGCCACCGTGGACACCCGGCAGGCCCAGACCTTGCGTGGGCAAATCGCCGCGGTGCTGCAACAGGAGCTACCGCTGATTCCCGTGGTCTGGTATCGGCAGACGCTCGCGGCCAACCCGCGCCTCGCCAATGTGTCGATCGATCCGTACGAGCGCACCTACCGTCTGACGCCACTGCAGTGGTCTTCATGA
- a CDS encoding TonB-dependent siderophore receptor, which yields MSSSRIVPHSLALAATLVAAQAGAEEARLPEVVVTGVAEDSYAPRYATGATRTETPLREIPQSVRVLPRTLVEDIGASRLDQTFDYASGVSRQNGFGGLWDNYAVRGFSGNENTGAGYLVNGFAANRGYTAPRDTATIERIEVLKGPASSLYGSSDPGGILNIVTRQPQFKPAQTYEIETGNYDHYRGVADITGPLGENVAGRLIAVADHNGSSRDFVNTQRYLLAPSITWAVGPNTIIEYAAEIQRYTVPLDRGVVAVNGHLGAVPRSRFLGEPNDGDIRLDSQSHQLSVEHQFSEDWKGRVAMAYRGGSLEGFSTEATALQADGHTLTRQRRYRDFQSDDVSLQADVTGKFATGPVRHELLLGVDTYRFSTSQVLLRRNPSTAAPYAIDIYAPVYGQTPPALLPNTNTYERQTNVGFYTQDQMQFGERWRVLAGARFDIYNQSLDNRLRATGTGQHQTAVSPRIGVTYLASQNVSLFANASRSFRPNAGSDASGNAFSPEHGRALEAGVKFDSTDRRTSATLAVFDIRKRNVLTTDPLDASFQIAAGEARSRGVELDVAGQITTNWRVTGNFAFTDAEVTQDSRLAPGTPLANIPRTSGSVMAIYEDQAPIGQRYGVGGGVRYVGTRAGDTQNSFSLPAYTLADVLAYWQYSKTVRVTMNVDNLFDRTYYVNSYSSVWVAPGLGRTVRVGLRLSY from the coding sequence ATGTCTTCGTCCCGCATCGTTCCCCACTCGCTCGCGCTCGCCGCGACGCTGGTCGCCGCGCAAGCCGGCGCGGAAGAAGCGCGGCTGCCGGAAGTCGTGGTCACCGGTGTGGCGGAGGACAGCTACGCCCCGCGCTATGCCACCGGCGCCACGCGCACCGAAACGCCATTGCGTGAAATTCCGCAGTCCGTGCGCGTGCTGCCACGCACGCTCGTCGAGGATATCGGGGCCTCGCGGCTCGACCAGACATTCGACTATGCCAGCGGCGTATCGCGGCAGAACGGCTTTGGCGGCCTCTGGGACAACTACGCGGTGCGCGGCTTCAGCGGCAACGAGAACACCGGCGCCGGCTATCTCGTGAACGGCTTTGCCGCCAATCGCGGTTACACCGCGCCGCGCGATACCGCGACGATCGAGCGCATCGAGGTGCTGAAGGGCCCGGCCTCGTCCCTGTACGGGAGCAGCGATCCGGGCGGCATTCTCAATATCGTCACCCGTCAGCCACAGTTCAAGCCGGCGCAGACGTACGAGATCGAAACCGGCAACTACGATCACTATCGCGGCGTGGCCGATATCACCGGACCGCTCGGCGAGAACGTGGCGGGACGGCTGATCGCGGTGGCCGACCATAACGGCAGCTCGCGCGACTTCGTCAATACGCAGCGCTATCTGCTCGCGCCATCCATCACATGGGCCGTGGGACCGAACACGATCATCGAGTATGCGGCCGAGATCCAGCGCTATACGGTACCGCTCGACCGTGGCGTCGTGGCCGTCAACGGGCACCTCGGTGCCGTGCCCCGCTCCCGTTTCCTCGGCGAGCCGAACGATGGCGACATCCGCCTCGACAGCCAGTCCCATCAGTTGTCCGTCGAACATCAGTTCTCGGAGGACTGGAAGGGCCGCGTGGCGATGGCCTATCGCGGCGGCAGCCTCGAAGGCTTCTCGACCGAGGCTACCGCGTTACAGGCCGACGGCCACACGCTGACGCGGCAGCGCCGCTATCGCGACTTCCAGTCCGACGACGTATCGCTGCAAGCCGATGTCACGGGCAAGTTCGCGACCGGTCCGGTCCGGCACGAGTTGCTGCTGGGTGTTGACACTTATCGGTTCAGCACGAGCCAGGTGCTGCTGCGGCGCAATCCGAGCACCGCGGCGCCCTACGCGATCGATATCTACGCGCCGGTCTATGGGCAAACGCCGCCGGCGCTGCTGCCCAACACGAACACGTACGAGCGCCAGACCAACGTCGGGTTCTACACCCAGGACCAGATGCAGTTCGGCGAGCGCTGGCGCGTGCTCGCGGGCGCGCGCTTCGACATCTACAACCAGTCGCTCGACAACCGCCTGCGCGCGACCGGCACCGGCCAGCACCAGACCGCGGTGTCGCCGCGCATCGGCGTGACCTACCTCGCCAGCCAGAACGTCTCGCTGTTCGCCAATGCGAGCCGTTCGTTCCGGCCGAATGCGGGGAGCGACGCGAGCGGCAACGCGTTCTCGCCCGAACACGGCCGCGCGCTCGAGGCCGGCGTGAAGTTCGACAGCACCGATCGCCGTACGAGCGCGACGCTCGCGGTGTTCGACATCCGCAAGCGCAACGTGCTGACCACCGATCCGCTCGACGCGTCGTTCCAGATCGCGGCCGGCGAAGCGCGCAGCCGCGGCGTGGAACTCGATGTGGCAGGGCAGATCACGACGAACTGGCGCGTGACGGGCAACTTCGCGTTCACCGATGCGGAGGTCACGCAGGACTCGCGCCTCGCGCCGGGCACGCCGCTGGCCAATATTCCGCGCACGAGCGGCAGCGTCATGGCGATCTACGAGGATCAGGCGCCGATCGGCCAGCGTTATGGCGTGGGCGGCGGCGTGCGCTATGTCGGCACGCGGGCCGGCGATACGCAGAATTCGTTTTCGCTGCCCGCGTACACGCTGGCGGACGTGCTCGCCTACTGGCAATACAGCAAGACCGTGCGCGTGACGATGAACGTCGATAACCTGTTCGACCGCACCTACTACGTGAACTCGTACAGCAGCGTGTGGGTGGCGCCGGGGCTTGGCCGCACCGTGCGTGTGGGCCTGCGGCTCAGCTACTGA
- a CDS encoding CbtA family protein: MVRSLLIRGMAAGFLSCLLVFAFAKMFGEAQVEGAIAYEARMEHAMGGSHAHEMPELVSREVQAGLGLFVGLAVFGTAVGGLFSLVFAYVYGRFGRLGPRALSATIALLAFIAIVLVPFLKYPPNPPSIGDPSTIGSRTALFFAMIALSLAALVVAVMLARRLAHRHGAWNATLAGGAMYLVLIGLACALLPTVNEVPDAFPASLLWHFRVAAFGMQAVLWAALGLLFGALAQPLLIRHS; the protein is encoded by the coding sequence ATGGTCAGGAGTCTGTTGATACGCGGCATGGCCGCGGGGTTTCTGTCGTGCCTGCTGGTCTTCGCGTTCGCGAAAATGTTCGGCGAAGCACAGGTGGAAGGCGCCATCGCTTATGAAGCGCGCATGGAACACGCGATGGGCGGCAGCCACGCGCACGAAATGCCGGAACTCGTGAGCCGCGAGGTACAGGCCGGGCTCGGGCTGTTCGTCGGGCTGGCCGTGTTCGGCACGGCAGTCGGCGGGCTGTTCTCGCTCGTGTTCGCTTACGTATACGGCCGCTTCGGCAGGCTCGGCCCGCGCGCGCTGTCGGCAACGATCGCATTGCTCGCCTTTATCGCCATCGTGCTGGTGCCGTTTCTCAAATACCCGCCCAACCCGCCTTCGATCGGCGACCCCTCGACGATCGGCAGCCGCACCGCGCTGTTTTTCGCGATGATCGCGCTGTCGCTGGCGGCGCTGGTCGTGGCCGTCATGCTGGCGCGCCGGCTCGCCCATCGCCACGGGGCGTGGAATGCCACGCTGGCTGGCGGCGCGATGTACCTCGTGCTGATCGGTCTGGCCTGCGCCTTGCTGCCCACGGTCAACGAAGTCCCCGACGCATTTCCTGCCTCCCTGCTCTGGCACTTCCGCGTCGCGGCGTTCGGCATGCAGGCCGTGCTGTGGGCCGCCCTCGGCCTGCTGTTCGGCGCCCTTGCCCAGCCGCTGCTCATACGACATTCATAG
- a CDS encoding CbtB domain-containing protein, translating into MHASAALGSSRAVPTLPALEPVSIPVRELLPWAIFGSILLLLAIYFVGVEEGAAAIFNTMYVHEFVHDGRHLLGFPCH; encoded by the coding sequence ATGCACGCCAGCGCCGCGCTCGGTTCGTCCCGCGCAGTCCCGACATTGCCCGCACTCGAGCCCGTCTCGATTCCCGTCCGCGAACTGTTGCCCTGGGCCATCTTCGGCAGCATCCTGCTGTTGCTCGCCATCTACTTCGTCGGCGTGGAGGAAGGTGCCGCGGCGATCTTCAACACGATGTACGTGCACGAATTCGTCCACGACGGTCGCCACCTGCTCGGCTTCCCCTGCCACTGA
- a CDS encoding histidine phosphatase family protein, producing the protein MTVQLTLLCQPAPAALRAGVFPSGGDARVDDRIEPALRDVDYGRWAGRSLKEVADAEPDAFARWLADPDFDGHGGESLAAMRARVSQWFAATVWDDGHRQAVLPANVVRACVLELLQAPMSAFWHLDVAPGVKIVLSMRQGHWRVQL; encoded by the coding sequence ATGACCGTCCAACTCACCTTGTTATGCCAGCCTGCCCCGGCCGCCCTGCGCGCGGGCGTCTTTCCATCCGGCGGCGATGCGCGGGTCGATGACCGCATCGAGCCCGCGCTTCGCGACGTGGACTACGGCCGCTGGGCCGGACGGTCGCTGAAGGAAGTGGCCGATGCCGAGCCCGACGCGTTCGCACGCTGGCTCGCCGATCCGGATTTCGATGGCCATGGCGGCGAGTCGCTCGCCGCCATGCGGGCGCGCGTCTCGCAGTGGTTTGCGGCGACGGTCTGGGACGATGGCCACAGGCAGGCCGTCCTGCCCGCGAACGTGGTCAGGGCCTGCGTGCTGGAGTTGCTGCAGGCGCCGATGTCCGCGTTCTGGCATCTGGATGTGGCACCGGGCGTGAAGATCGTGCTGTCGATGCGGCAGGGGCACTGGCGCGTACAGCTTTGA